A single region of the Actinoplanes sp. SE50/110 genome encodes:
- a CDS encoding methyl-accepting chemotaxis protein codes for MKLEVRRLWPIFAALTACVLGFLLLRQVATSAFDGLEARQVAQDADRIRIGLDNQAQLLTAFGVTNSIWDEAYFTIARGDEAAFDVDYPPASQHDDNGLDGVLGVSAAGKLLVGGLTDGGDRFTALPADLNDPALLKRLYDPNARAGTPTCGVLAAGGGYLFCGLGAFRSSGEGAPSGGFIMLKRLDAARLAGLGKELSLSIGLVGGVRPGAVAQPALSSRMGAVQVHTAVLGTDQMAVDASVATVDGGSLTMEAVQPRPIYQAATRTAWRLFALMVVATLLLVLFMRWSTRRALRVRVRPLRETTEQIIASGDHTLRINASGSDDLAALGRTVDGMLDRISANEELLRTEQEQRQQELQRAHDEQTAAQSAAQRAARELVSGTSTVVSAQLADVSERAGSVSAAAARIEGQVADVREVAGRLLTGNAEATGAIGTLHASLAQVDEVARFIGGIAKQTNLLALNATIEAARAGAAGKGFGVVADEVKSLALTTAESTRTISTTLDELNEHVAAVVEIMSGMSAAITDIDATTARAQSMTAEQATTLTALTGQVSAAIRKLDDLAVAD; via the coding sequence ATGAAACTGGAGGTACGACGGCTGTGGCCGATCTTCGCCGCATTGACCGCGTGCGTCCTCGGCTTTCTGCTCCTGCGCCAGGTCGCGACCAGCGCCTTCGATGGTCTGGAAGCGCGGCAGGTGGCCCAGGACGCCGACCGGATCCGGATCGGCCTGGACAACCAGGCTCAGCTGCTGACCGCTTTCGGGGTCACGAACAGCATCTGGGACGAGGCCTACTTCACCATCGCCCGGGGCGACGAGGCCGCTTTCGATGTCGACTATCCGCCGGCCAGCCAGCATGACGACAACGGCCTGGACGGCGTTCTCGGTGTTTCGGCGGCCGGGAAGCTGCTGGTCGGCGGTCTCACCGACGGTGGTGACAGGTTTACCGCACTGCCCGCCGACCTGAACGACCCGGCGCTGCTCAAGCGGCTGTACGACCCGAACGCCCGGGCCGGCACCCCGACCTGTGGGGTGCTCGCGGCCGGCGGCGGCTACCTCTTCTGTGGGCTGGGCGCGTTCCGCAGCTCCGGCGAGGGCGCCCCGTCGGGCGGTTTCATCATGCTGAAACGGCTGGACGCCGCCCGGCTGGCCGGCCTCGGCAAGGAGCTGAGCCTGAGCATCGGCCTGGTCGGCGGCGTCCGGCCGGGCGCGGTCGCGCAGCCGGCGCTGTCCAGCCGGATGGGCGCCGTGCAGGTGCACACCGCGGTGCTGGGCACCGACCAGATGGCGGTCGACGCGAGCGTCGCCACGGTCGACGGTGGCAGCCTCACCATGGAGGCGGTCCAGCCTCGACCGATCTATCAGGCGGCGACGCGTACCGCCTGGCGGCTTTTCGCCCTGATGGTCGTCGCCACCCTGCTGCTGGTGCTGTTCATGCGCTGGTCGACGCGCCGCGCGTTGCGGGTGCGGGTGCGGCCGTTGCGGGAGACGACGGAGCAGATCATCGCGTCGGGTGATCACACGTTGCGGATCAATGCGTCCGGGTCGGACGATCTGGCCGCGCTGGGCCGGACGGTCGACGGCATGCTGGACCGGATCAGTGCGAACGAGGAGTTGCTGCGCACCGAGCAGGAGCAGCGGCAGCAGGAGTTGCAGCGGGCGCACGACGAGCAGACCGCCGCCCAGTCGGCGGCGCAGCGGGCCGCCCGGGAGCTGGTCTCCGGCACGTCGACGGTGGTCAGCGCGCAGCTGGCGGACGTCTCGGAGCGGGCCGGTTCGGTGAGTGCCGCGGCCGCCCGGATCGAGGGTCAGGTGGCGGATGTCCGGGAGGTCGCCGGCCGGCTGCTGACCGGGAACGCCGAGGCGACGGGTGCGATCGGCACCCTGCACGCGAGCCTGGCCCAGGTGGACGAGGTGGCCCGGTTCATCGGCGGGATCGCCAAGCAGACGAATCTGCTGGCATTGAACGCCACGATCGAGGCGGCCCGGGCCGGTGCGGCGGGCAAGGGTTTCGGGGTGGTGGCCGACGAGGTGAAGTCGCTGGCACTGACCACGGCCGAGTCCACCCGGACGATCTCCACCACGCTCGACGAGCTGAACGAGCACGTCGCCGCGGTCGTGGAGATCATGTCCGGGATGAGCGCCGCGATCACCGACATCGACGCGACCACAGCCCGCGCCCAGTCGATGACGGCCGAGCAGGCGACCACGCTGACCGCGCTGACCGGACAGGTGTCCGCGGCGATCAGGAAGCTGGACGACCTAGCGGTTGCTGACTGA
- a CDS encoding type 1 glutamine amidotransferase domain-containing protein — protein sequence MAIDIHGKRIAFLATDGVEEVEYTEPRKAVENAGGTAELISIKDGAIQAVNHLDKAGTYAVDRLAKDAAVTDYDALVLPGGVANPDFLRADPDAVRFVRDFAATGKPVAAICHGPWTLVEAGVVEGRTLTSWPSLRTDVTNAGATWVDAEVHVDGALVTSRKPDDLPAFCEQLLRSVSNR from the coding sequence ATGGCTATCGACATTCACGGCAAACGCATCGCCTTCCTCGCCACCGACGGTGTGGAGGAGGTCGAGTACACCGAGCCGCGCAAGGCGGTGGAGAACGCCGGCGGCACCGCCGAACTCATCTCGATCAAGGACGGTGCGATCCAGGCGGTCAACCACCTGGACAAGGCCGGGACGTACGCGGTGGACCGGCTGGCCAAGGACGCCGCCGTCACCGACTACGACGCCCTGGTGCTGCCCGGCGGGGTGGCGAACCCCGACTTCCTGCGCGCCGACCCGGACGCGGTCCGCTTCGTCCGCGACTTCGCGGCGACCGGCAAGCCGGTCGCCGCGATCTGCCACGGGCCGTGGACGCTGGTCGAGGCGGGTGTCGTCGAGGGCCGGACGCTGACCAGCTGGCCCAGCTTGCGGACCGATGTCACCAACGCCGGAGCGACCTGGGTGGACGCGGAGGTCCACGTCGACGGGGCGCTGGTGACCAGCCGCAAGCCGGATGATCTGCCGGCCTTCTGCGAGCAGCTGCTCCGCTCAGTCAGCAACCGCTAG
- a CDS encoding TspO/MBR family protein has translation MTVPTWVKTAAGVVAAAGAGVLATDPDSRWYRRLRKPSWQPPPAAFPAVWTPLYALIAVAGARAIDRAEGSEQADLVRAYAVNLGLNAAWSGLFFGAKRPKAALAEILALNVSNVVLLRRAARADRLAGAALAPYVVWTMFATALNTAIVRLNGNGSGVRTRSG, from the coding sequence ATGACTGTTCCGACTTGGGTGAAGACGGCGGCCGGGGTGGTGGCCGCGGCCGGCGCCGGAGTACTGGCCACCGATCCGGATTCGCGGTGGTACCGGAGGCTGCGCAAACCTTCCTGGCAGCCGCCCCCGGCGGCGTTCCCGGCCGTGTGGACCCCGCTGTACGCGCTGATCGCCGTGGCCGGGGCCCGCGCGATCGACCGGGCGGAAGGGTCGGAGCAGGCGGATCTGGTCCGGGCGTACGCCGTCAATCTGGGGCTCAACGCGGCCTGGAGCGGCTTGTTCTTCGGCGCGAAGCGGCCGAAGGCGGCGCTCGCCGAGATCCTCGCCCTGAACGTGTCCAACGTCGTACTGCTGCGTCGGGCGGCCCGGGCGGACCGGCTGGCCGGTGCCGCCCTGGCCCCCTACGTGGTCTGGACGATGTTCGCGACCGCCCTGAACACGGCGATCGTACGGCTGAACGGAAACGGCTCCGGTGTCAGGACACGGTCAGGTTGA